GGCCGAAACCCTAAAAAGCCTATTCCTAAACCTAAACCAATGGCTTCTAACCTGACTCCATTCACATTCGTGATACAGGAGTCTTTAATATCGGCCAATCCAACGGCAATGCCATGAATCGTATTCCCACAAGATGGAAATGCCCAAATAGGAGTTTTATTTTGGGTGTAAGAGGTAAGCGATACCAGGAAGAGGGATAGCGTAACTACATATTTCATTGTATTTGTTTTACGGAGAGATTCAGGTTACTTACAATAATCCATCAGTTCCTGAATGAGTTCTCTACCCCAAATACGGATAAATCCCAGTTCTATTGCTTTATCCAGATTTTTACAAGCATTTTTTTGATCCCCTTTGGCTTGATACAAGATACCGAAATTGCGATAGGTCCATTCATTTTTGCTGTCCATTTTAAGCGATTGTTGCAGATATTTCTCTGCATTATCCAGGTCATTGAGTTTACATAAAACATACCCCAGATTATTAAAGTTATTGGTGAAATCTGGATATTCCTGAACAAGAGTCTCTAAATGTTTCCTAGCTTCAAGATAATTTTCTTGAATGATGTGTAAGTATGCAATATTCGTTAGGGCTTCCATGAAATTTGAATGAATTTCCAGGCTTTTATCAAAATAAAACATTGCACTATCGAATAGGTTCCAATCTATAAAGTTGTTTCCCATTTTTAGATATAACGTGTCCAGTCCTGTTCCGCTATGCTTTGAAAGAGCTTGTTTGAAATATTTATCTGCTTTTTCATATTGCTTTAATCTTGAATAAACAGTGCCTAACTCTGCATATGCTTTGAAACCTTCTGGGTCGATTTGAATGGCCGTGTTTAAATATTTAATAGCTAAATCATATTCACCAATTTCTTTATAATCAGTCCCAATATTTAAATATGGCGAGCTATAACCTGGCTCCATTTCTATAACTTTGAGATATGTTTCTATTGCTTTGGTATTTTCTCCATTCATGGAATACTCGTAGGCTTTGTCAAAAAGCTTTTTTGTTTTTTTACTCTGTCCGTAAACGGTAAATACGGAAAGTATCATGGCTAGGGTAAATATGTGTTTCATTTTAAAATATATGTTTCTTTTTTGTTGTAGTGATAATTATATGTTATTCGGCAATCCCATTTATAAAGGTTTCTACAAAATCGGTTATTCGATTAAGTATTCTATTACCTAATTTTTTCCGTTGTAATAAGCTTGGTTTTTCACCTTCAAGGAGTTCTAAAACTTCATCTCTTAGTGGTGTTTTTTCTGCAAACAGATAGTCCTCAATTAGCTTTTCGGTTTTTTCGGAAGATAGCTTTTCTTCTTCTACCAATTTGTCAAATGCCTTTTGTTGTTCTTTACTCCAGTATTTATCAAACTCAGGTACTACTTCTTCAGAATCAGCTATTACTGGTAAATTTTCTTCAATAAATTTTTCTATCAACTCACGTTTACTTCGAAGTGTTGTTTCGGTATTAAGTAAATTAAATATTTCTTTCTCTGCTTTGCTTGTATCTTTTTGTGTGTCAGCTTTGAGTTTAATTAAAAGTTGGATAATGTAAGTGACATTAATTTCATCACGGTGAATCAACTCTAATTCAAAATCAACATCTTCTAAGATAGAGACTTTTTCTTTTTGGTTATTACTTTTTACTTTGTCGTATAAATCGAGGTATTTGCTTTTATAATCTTCAAATTCTTGTTCTGACATTTGTAAGCTTTCCCA
This genomic interval from bacterium SCSIO 12643 contains the following:
- a CDS encoding tetratricopeptide repeat protein, giving the protein MKHIFTLAMILSVFTVYGQSKKTKKLFDKAYEYSMNGENTKAIETYLKVIEMEPGYSSPYLNIGTDYKEIGEYDLAIKYLNTAIQIDPEGFKAYAELGTVYSRLKQYEKADKYFKQALSKHSGTGLDTLYLKMGNNFIDWNLFDSAMFYFDKSLEIHSNFMEALTNIAYLHIIQENYLEARKHLETLVQEYPDFTNNFNNLGYVLCKLNDLDNAEKYLQQSLKMDSKNEWTYRNFGILYQAKGDQKNACKNLDKAIELGFIRIWGRELIQELMDYCK